CAAGTACCTGCCCTTTTTTAACAGAATCACCTGGTTTAACATTAACTGAAAGTATAGTTCCAGGCATTGGAGCATTAACTTTAACTGCACCGCCACCGGCTTTAGCTGCCTTTTGAGGAGCAGGTGGTTTTGGAGCAGGTGCAGGAGCAGCAGCCGGCTCACTTACTGTTACTGCCGGACCTGAAGGAGAAGCCCCGTTCTTTATTTCTTCCACCTCAACTTCATATTGCTGGCCGTTAACTTTTATCAAAAACTTTTTCATATTTATCCTCCTTAAAAATTTTAAACATAATGTTAAATTTATCACATTTAAAGATAATTATAAGCACAAGTATAAATTAAATAAAGAGAATTATAAAGGTATATTCCCATGTTTTTTTGCAGGTCTTCTTTCCCTCTTGCCTGCAAGCATTTCCAACGCACTAATTATACGGATTCTTGTAGATTCAGGCTCGATAACATCATCAACATAACCTCTTGCCGCTGCAATATATGGATTGGAGAATTTCTCCTTGTATTCGTTAATTAGCTTGTTTCTTGTAGCAACCGGGTCATCAGAATTTCCAATTTCTTTTCTAAAAATAATATTAGCGGCACCTTCAGGACCCATTACTGCTATTTCTGCAGTGGGCCATGCAAAAACCATATCAGCACCTAAATGTTTGCTGTTCATGGCTATATATGCACCGCCATATGCTTTTCTGAGAATAACATTTATTTTAGGCACTGTAGCTTCTGCAAAAGCATATAATAATTTAGCACCGTGTCTTATAATCCCACTGTGTTCCTGGTTTACACCCGGCAAATATCCCGGTACATCTGTAAAGCTAACTATAGGTATGTTAAAAGAATCACAAAATCTTACAAATCTTGCTGCCTTATCTGATGAATCCACATCTAAAACCCCTGCTAAAAATCTCGGCTGGTTTGCCACTATTCCTATAGTTTTGCCGTTCATTCTTCCAAAACCCACTATGATATTTTTTGCGAAATGCTCTTGTACTTCAAAGAAATCCCCGTTATCAACTACAGAAGTGATTATTTCCATAGCATCATAGGGCTTATTTGAGTCATCCGGAATTATATCAATGAGATTATCAGCTATTCTGTTTACATCATCATTGGTTTCTAAGTAAGGTACATCTGATAAATTATTATCCGGGAGGAAGCTTATTAATTTTCTAATTTTTTCTATGCATTCGTCTTCATTTTCACTCTTAAAGTGAGCAACACCGCTTTTTGAATTGTGGGCATCTGCACCGCCAAGTTCATTAAAGGTCACATCTTCCCCTGTAACTGCTTTAATTACTTGTGGACCGGTTATAAACATCTGGCTTGTGTTTTCAACCATAAAAACAAAGTCTGTAATGGCCGGAGAATATACCGCCCCTCCTGCACAAGGACCCATTATTACAGAAATCTGGGGAATTACTCCTGAAGCGTGGGTGTTTCTGGTGAATATCTCACCAAAACCCTTTAATGCATCAATACCCTCTTCAATTCTTGCACCGCCTGAGTCATTTATGCTTATAAAAGGTGCGCCTGTTTTAATTGCCATGTCCATGACATTTGTAATTTTTTTAGCGTGCATTTCTCCCAATGACCCGCCAATAACAGTAAAATCCTGGGAAGATACAAAAACAAGCCTACCATTAATAGAACCATATCCAGTCACTACGCCATCGCCGGGTACTTTCTTTTTCTGCATATCAAAATCAATACTTCTTGTCTCGGCAAATGCATTTAATTCAACAAAACTATTTTCGTCTAATAAAGCATTTATCCTTTCCCTGGCAGTTTTCTTGCCGGCTTCATGCTGTTTTTTAATTTTTTCTTCTCCTCCCCCAAGGTTTACTTGAGACCTCTTTTCGTTCAAAAGGGCCATTCTGCTTTGGTTATCCATTTTATGCTCCACCTCATGTTTTTTATTTATAGTTTTTAATCTAAATTTACCATTTCAAATGTAAAATAATTTGAAATACAAAAAAATAATTTCCTTAAATACCCTATTATATTTTAATTGCAATTGCTACATAGATATATTATAATAAAGACACCTATCCTAGATTATAATACTATATGAAATTACTTGCAAGTTAAATCAAGATGATTTTGAAAATTTATAATTTTTCTTATGATAAATTTTTCTTATTAATGTAGAATTGAAAAACTTCCGATACATATACCGAATACCACTTTTTTTACCTAGTGCTGTTTTTGCAACCTGGCTTAAAATAATATATTTTCTAAGGGTGATTTATTTTGAGAAAAATCAAACCCGAGCAAAATAGGGGTATAACTTTTTGTAAAGTATCCATCGATAATGATGCAACATGGATTCATGGCATAATAACTTATATAAACTTGGAAAAAAAAATTGCCGAGATATTTCTTTCTGCCCGTTATTTCAAAAATCATTTAAAGGAAGGTCAAAAAATACTTATAAAATCTTTTGATAACAATAACGAAACTTTATTTTCCGCAAGCATCACCAAAAAGGTAATTTCCATAAGAAAGCAGGCAATAACCGTCAATATAGACAAGGTAATGAGCTATCACAACAAACGTAGGTTTGAAAGATTTTATTTAAACTATCCTTGTAAAATTACTTACGGGGATAAGGAATATATAGCCATACTTTCCGATATCAGTTTAGGAGGCGGGATGCTTTTTACAGATGCGGAAATTGATGACCATTCAATAGTATGCATCAGTATATTTATATCAGCAACATTAACCATTAATTTTATAGGAAAAACAGTTAGAAAAGAAAGTGCAGGAAACAGTGAACTGACATATGGTATAGAAATACTGGAAATTGACGAAGAAAATAATGTTCTTTTAGCTGAGCTAATCAATTTCCTTGAAGAAGAAAAAAATAATATTGCACACGAATGGAGAATTTTTAATATGTTAAAGTATTCCATCTACACCATATCTGTGATTTTTATATTTGTTGTTATTTTCTTCTTTTTCACAAATGAAGCTCTATAGCTTTTCAATGCATACAAGTATAGGAGGACAATTCCGCTGGTTTATAAACTCTGTTTTCATCACGGCAAATTTTTTTTGGTCAACGGTTTTTAAAAAGTCTAAAACTTTTTCTTTCTCTTCTGTCCCATTGTCCTTTCCATAATAAATTACTATTGTAATAATGCCTCCTGTAACTAAAAGTTCCATGGATTTTTCTATTGCAGAAATTGTGGTATCTGCCTTTGTGGATACACTGTGGTCACTTCCCGGAAGATAGCCTAAGTTGAACATTACAGCCTTTATATTTTCGTTTACGTAATTACCCATGTTTTCATGACCGTCTTTTATAAGGGTTACTCTTTCTGAAAGCTTTAGTTCTTCTAACTTTCCGGCTGTATTTTCTATAGCTGCATCTTGTATGTCAAAGCCAAAAACCCTTCCCCTCTCCCCTACAAGCTGTGCTAAAAACACTGTATCGTTGCCGTTGCCGCAGGTGGCATCAACAACAATATCTCCTTCATTAACATAACCTTTTATATACTCGTGGGATTGTTTTAGAGAATTTTTAATTATTTTCATAATCACTCACCATAAGTATTACATCTCTTATTATTTTAGCAGCAAAAATGGCTGTCCTGTCTGATAAATCGTAAGGAGGTGAAACCTCTACAATATCAAACCCTACAATGTTTAAATCCTTTAAAAGCCCCATGGATTTTATAAGTTCATTTGAGCTTATGCCGCCGGGCTCCGGTGTGCCGGTCCCATTTGCATATGCCGGGTCTAAAACATCTATATCAAGGGTTACATATATTGGCTTGTCTTTAAATTTATCAATTACAGCCTTTAGGGGTTCATACACCTCTAAGGTAAACATGTTGGTATTTAAAGAAGCAAACTTAAATTCCTCTTTTGTACCTGATCTTATTCCAAACTGATATATATTTTTAGATGGCATAAAATCAATTACACGCCTTATTGCAGAAGCATGGGACAGTGGGCAGCCTAAATAATCCTCCCTTAAGTCTGCATGGGCGTCAAAGTGTATCAACACCAGTTCATCTTTGTACTTTTCGTAAACTTTTTTTATAATGGGTACGCTTATAAGGTGTTCGCCTCCAATAAAAAGTGGAAACTTGCCGTCCTTTAAAATTTCCCCCGCTGCCTCTTCAATTATTTCAAGGCTTTTTTCCGGATTTCCAATAGGAAGGTCCAAGTCGCCTGCATCAAAAAAGGAAGCATCTTCTAATGACTTGTCCATATATATACTGTATTCTTCAATGCCAATTGACACTTCCCTTATTTTTTGAGGTCCAAATCGTGTACCAGGTTTAAAGCTACATGTAAAGTCCATTGGTACACCAACTAAAATTATTGAAGACTCTGTATAGTTATCAGAACTTCCCATAAATCTTAAAGGAACAGTAAGTTTTCCGCTTTTTAAACTCATATAATTCTCCTTTATTCACAGATTATGTTCATATTTAAAAACTTTTGTTTGTATTTAATGATTCTTGTTTTAATACTTCTTGTTGTATTTAATATTATTTTGTTTATATTTATTTTACATTTATAAATAATGATTTTTTATTATTTAATAATGTCTGATACAAATTTTGGCAGTGCAAAAACTGCTTTGTGTATTTGAGGGCAGTAATATTTTGTATCTAATTTTGGTATACTGTCTAAATCTGTTTCTAACGGGTCATATTTTTTAGAACCCATTGTAAAACTCCAATAACCACTTGGATAAGTAGGTATTGCACATGTATAAAGCCTTGCTATAGGAAATATTGATTCTACATTTTTAAATGCATTTCTAATTAGATCTTTATGAAAAAAAGGTGATTCAGTTTGAGCAACAAATATTCCGTCTTCTTTTAGACATTCATATATGGCTTTATAAAATTCCTTTGAAAAAAGTCCTACAGCAGGACCTACCGGGTCAGTTGAGTCAATCATTATTACATCAAATTCGTTTTTATGCTGGTTTACATATTTTATCCCGTCATCAACAATGACCTCTACCTTCTCGTCAGTTAAGGCACAGCTTATTTCAGGCAAATATTCCTTTGCAATTTCAATTACTCGTCCGTCTATTTCGCAAAGCACTGCTTTTTCGATGGTAGGATGCTTAATGATTTCCCTGATTGCCCCTCCGTCCCCTCCGCCAATTACAAGGGCTTTTTTAGGATTTTTATGAGTAGCCAAAGGAACATGTGATATCATTTCATGATAAACAAATTCATCCTCTATTGTAGTTTGCACAGTTCCGTCTAAAACAAGCATCTTGCCAAATTGCTCTGTATCAATCAATGCAATGTCCTGATACTGTGTTTTTTCAGTGTGGTATGTTTGTTTAACTTTGCATGTTATTCCTACATTTTTTGTTTGATATTCTGTATACCAAAGCTCCATTAAAATTCACTCCTTGTGATGGATTAAACCAATATTTATAGGCATTATTAATTAGCCATTAATATTTTAATCCCCAAAACATGTCTTGTCAATAAAATGTACTTCCCAGATTATTAAAATAATGCATCCAACCAGGTAGCAAAAAATATCTTTTATATCAAAGGTAGCTCCAACAATAGTGGACAGTACTTTATTACCTTGTATATTTAAAATTTCTACAATATTTAAGTACTGCAAAATCTCTACCATTACAGAAAAGATAAAAATATATAGGGGTAAAAATTTTATTGGCTTTCTTATAAAAGATTTTATAAAGGTGTATAGCAAAATAACAACCAGTATATCCCCTACATACGGTCTTATGATATTATCTCTTATAAAAAGGGCAATTATTATTTCTATAGTTAAAAAAATAAAAAAAGCTGCCAAATATCTTTTATTTATTCCCATTTTTTAATCACCTCACCATATACATCAATAAAAATAGAAACAAAATAACTCCTAAAATTGTTAATATGAAAGATATTATATCACATTTATTTCTTTTTGGATTCCGATGGTTCAGCCTGGAATGCTAAACCATTTCTATGTCAAATCAAAATTAATATATTATCCTAAAATCTTTCTCATTTAAAATCCTGTCAATTAAGTCTTCACATTTAAAAGACTCATATCTTTGCTGTATATCATATTCACCGACAAAAAATACATTAATATTTCCTTTATAAGCTGCTTTCATAATTTCAATCATATCATTCCTGTTAGTCAGCACGTTATCCCTGTACATTTTATATACCAATGCCGCTGTCGTCAGCTGATATGGTTCTCTTCTTCCGTGATGTTTTAAAATATAATCATTAACACTTATTATCTGTGGTTTTATCCGCATATCATCACTTATCAAAAAATAGCGTCCTAAAGGAATTCTTGTCAGCACTATTATGCATATAAGAATTAATTCCTCTGCAATACTGTCCCCTTTTCTTTTTAAAGTCCTGGCATACCGGAAGAAAGTGCTGAACAACTCCCTATTTCCCGGGTTTGTACTTTTAAGCTTAACAGACATATGCTTGTCCATACTTTCAATAATTTCACTTGTTTTTGTTTTGTATCTGCATACCTCTTTAACGGCATACCCAAGCAGTCTATTAGCTTCTTCAGTACTGATATTTAAAGCATCCTTTAAACAATTATAAATTACTTCTTCGTCAAAAAGAACGACTTTAAAGCCACTGCTGTTAAGTTCGCTGAAATATTGAATCTGAACGGGATGCAACTCAAATGAATTGGCAGTAAGTTCCATTAATGCCGTCCGGGATACAATTATTACATCCCCCTTGCTCTTCAAATAATTAATAATGGCCTGCCTGTTAGATGAATTTGAATGATGCAGAATAGAACAAGTATCATAAAAAAAATACCTGTGTGCCTTCGAAATAGTATCAACAACTTCCTCTTTTTTATATATCATATAATTTTTAAAGGAGCTGAAATTTAAAGGTGTTTCCTGATATTTCTTGCCCATACTAATCTTTTTTCCTTATGTCGGAATATATTTTTTTTATTCCTTCAACAATTCGGTTATAATTGTATTCAGACAGTAGTTGCTTCTCTATTAAATCAGCTCCTTCAGTTTTTATCATTTCCAATATAAAAGGCATTTCATCTTTGTAAGTTGGTTCAAGTATATCCCGGTCCAGCCACAAAGAATCAAATAATTCCCTGATTTGATTGTCCCCATATTCCAATATTTCTTTTACATCTTCTATCCTTTCCAATATCTCTAATTCATAAAGGCGTATTAAAACAGCAACAAAGGGAGAACTAAAATAATTCATAAGTTTTGCAACTATTTTTTCAATATCTTTATTATCATCCTTATATAATTCATACATTTTTTTAAACTCTAATTCCGGCATCAACAAGTTTGCCGCAAAAAGGTTTGCCTTGCGCTCATTATCATTGGAATCATAATCCTGATTAAAATGAACCTCTCTTTTTTCATTAATGTAGTCCGGCACTCCGCAAATAATATGGTATATATCATGACAAAAAGAAAAATACATTTTGTTCCTTGGTTGGCTTGAATTAAGCAACATATATTTACTGTAGCCTGTATCTAAAAAAACAGCCCCAAAATCACTGTCAGCCATCGGAACCTGGAAAACCAACACATCCAGTTTTTCTCCAATTTCTTTTATTATTTTGGGTATATCTCCATCCCACCGGACCCTGTCTTGGAAAACTTTCAGCGTCTCTTTGACACTGCCGGCATATGCCCTGTTTTTAATAACAATTTCTTTAAATCTGCTAAAATTCATAATCCCAAACCTCTAAAGCCTCTTTTTGCATTTTTTTGCGAATTCCAATAATTGCATCTATATGCTCTAATAAATCAAAAACCTGATTGGCTAACCTTTCTTTGTTTTCATCTGCAGTTCCCATATAAAACGCTATTGAAGCTGAATCTTTATAATCAGGAGCCAGCAAATCCAATTTTTCCTGCAAAAAGTATTTTATATCCTTATCCAAAGCATCAGATATAGAATGCATATCTTCATAGGTAATCGGCTGAACACTATTAAGAATTCTGGATAATTTATTCTTTTCAATTCCTGCACGTTTTGCTATAAATGATTGTTTTATTTTATAATGGCTAATATACTTATTTAAATTTTGTACAAATAAATTTTGTGCAGCATCAACCATTTTAATTCCTCCCTTCGTATATATTGTATCATATTTTGATATGTTTATTCAATACAGGTAAAAAAACAGATTAAATTATATAAATAACCTATTAGCAATTTAATTTTATATTATAATATGATATAAATTAGATATTATCGAATCAGTCCTGACTTTTCTTTTTTTCTATTTCTTTGTAATAATCTTTGAACCGATATTTATCGTTCCTTCTTTAAATACTTTTTCAACATATATCTTTCACGTATTTTATGATAAGATGAATTAAGTGTTCCGAAATCCATACGGCGTCTAAAATATTGCATATAATAAACCTGTTTTAGATTCATCAATACTTGCAGATTTATAACCATCAGGTGAGGGAGAAAATTCAAATAAGTTACCAACTTTAATATATTCCTCCCTTTAAAAAGCAGTTATAGTAATTGAACTAATTACTATAAACAGGCTCAAAAATACTAACACAAACTGATTTCTTGACAGTTTCAAGGACAGTTTCTTAAATTTTATTATTGTAAATTACATAATGAAAAGCAACAATACAAGCTCCGGATACCTTTATAATGACTGTAAAAAAACAGCAGCTAATAAATTAATAACCAACAATTTTTTCATTATTTCTTTTCCTTTTTAAATTGGTTTTTTAAAACTTTATTTTATAACAAGGGAATGTCCCTCCTGTGAAGGATTAACTTCTACAATAATATTTTCACTGTCCACAAATATATCCCATCCTTTATGTAGTTTTGATGCCGGAAAAATATTTAAAGTAAATTTTTGCCTTATATATGGTCTATTATATTCATGACACTTTTCATATAAATTAGCTAATAATATTTCAACATCAAGACTTTCATCAGTAATGAATTTTAATTCATAGTCCTCTGTATCCATCATATAAAAGCGTATACCGGATTCAATGCGGCTGGCAACATAGTAATCATATGAAAATCTCTCTCGTTCTATCATATGGTTTAAACGCACTATAATTGAAATAATAAAAATTCCTAAAAAAACAGTTGTAAAACTAATAAATATTTTTTTTACATATAACTTTCTTTTTTCAAAATTAAAATTATTAACTTTAAACAAAAATTTTATAAATTGAAATAAAAATATTAAAAATACAGGAGATAAAATAATCCCAATAACAGACAAATCAAAATAATCAGGTGGAATTCCTACTCGTTGAAAGTCTATAATCCCCATTTGATAGTTTAAATAAATTAAAACTGATACAAGGAAAATGCCTGAAAAAATTGATACAATGCTAACTAATATATTTTTCACAGAAATATTTCTTTTTTCCGTTCTTACACCAGTTCCAATAATTCCAAACGCAAATCCTATAGTTTGAATTAAAAATAATCCAAATACAGGAGATACAATTATCCAAAATTTTGATAAGTAATGATAATCAAATGATAAACTGTGTGAATGTTTATGCATTAAAACAACCAGAATTCCTAAAAAAACAGTCACAACACTTATTAATATCCCTTTTTTAGACAACTCTCTTTTTTTTGAACTTAAGCCCATAACCCCAAATATAATTCCCAAAATTTGAAACAAAAACATAGGCGACAGAATAACGCCTATGTTTGATAAAACAAAAGATATTATTGCATATTTATTTTTTTTTTTGATTACCTGTAATGCCTATAGAATAATTATCATATTTTTCTATTCTAAATTCCTCCACAGCATTTATCTCCTTTTTTTAGTTTGATAACATAATAATACCTTCTGTCTGTATTATAGTCTATATAATGTTTAGAATTATCTTCAGGTTCTTTTCCATGTTCTAAAATATCCCCTTTATAGCCGGCTTTTGATGACCAATTTCCATCTTTATCTTCCCTATAAAAATGATAATCCACCGTTCCGTATTTATCCCTTTTATCCCTAAAAACAGACATTATCCTGAATGCTCCAAGAGGAATAGGGTCATCTTTTTTATCCATTTCCCTGATAATCCATCCCACAGCCATTCCATCTGCAATAACAGAATTTACAAATTCATCTATATAGCCGTCAATATAACCATGTAAGTAATATATTTCTCTATCTTTTTCCGAGTAATCTTTAAGATATCCTTTACTTTTAAGATATCTATCTGCTATCTCTGCCGGGTCAGCACCACCTTCTTCAAATTCAGTACCGTCATGAAAGGTGTATAAACCAAGTGCATATGTATAGCAGTTTTGTTTTATAGAAGAAGCATCAGCTATTTTTTTGTTTTTCCCACTTACATCATAAACTACCCTTTTTTCTAAAGCAAATTCATTAGGACTTCCTCTAAAATGTACGGGAACTTCAACTTTCTGTTTTTAAATATTTTGAGCCGTTGACCCATCTTATTCATTCTTTATTACACGCACTACACAGAAAAGACTGGTTCTAAAAAGCGGATCAAACATAGGCTGTGCAGCTATAATAGCCACCCCTTCTTTTTGTGCTGTAATTACGCCGTCTTTTACTTTCACCACATTTTCATCACTTGTTGACCAGTAAATTGAATCTTTATATACCTCAACAGGAATAATTTCCAACGGCACCGCTGGCACTATAAGAAACACCTTCAAGGATAAAAGGCTTTGAACTTTCTTTTACAGCTTCTTCAAGGTTAATATAACCGTCACTATTGACATCACCATATTTTACTTCTTCATTAGTTCCATATACTTTTGAAACTGTGAAATTAAAAAGAAGTGTAAAAAGCAGGCATAATAAAGTAATAACACTTAGCCTTTTTTTTAAAATTAATCATTTATACAACCCCCTAAACTTTATTTTTTTATTAACACCTTAAAACTCCAGAACTTGAATTCAAAATAATACAAAGAATGTAAATAAAATACTATAATTAAATTAATAATGAGTACATAAATAATAGTTTAATTAGTAATGAACACATAAATAATAATTAGAATAAATAATAATTGCAAAAATAATAATCACATAAGCAATGAATACATAAATAAAGAACACATAAGTAAAAAATTAAAATGTTAGCAATATAAACATTAATTAAATAAAAATATGTATTTTTATTTAATTATTCTACCATTTACATCAACATTTATCAAGTGATCTTCTGAAAGATTATTTAGTTTAAAAAACATATCTAATTACAATAACATACCTATTATATTATTATTAAAAACTCAAATAATAATTGTGAATCCTAAAAAAATGGAGGAAATCAGTATGAATAAATGTCAAAAAATACAGTGCTCAGTTTCAAGCTGTATGTTTAACGAATTTAGTGAAAACTTGTGTAACCTGGATGCTATACAGGTAAGTGCCGGTGCAAATTCAGACAGTGGCGCCCCTTATGATGAAACACTTTGTGCAAGCTACAAACCTAAGAAAAATAAGAAGTAATTATTAAAACCTGTAGAAAAGACTTGCAATAATTTATAACACAACTTCAATAAAATCATGACAAAATAAATATAAGGTTCTTGTAACGCTTATTACAAGAACCTTCACTCTAATAACTTAGAAATTTCATTCTTATTAAGCTTTCTCCACTTACCCTCTGGTAAATCCCCTAAACTAAGATGTCCAAAACCAACTCTTTTAAGTTCTAAAACAGGATGTCCTATGTTTTTACACATTTTCCTGACTTGTCTGTTTTTGCCCTCATATATGGTTATTTCAACAGTAGAAGTATTTTTAAAACTTTTGATTATTTTAAGTTTTGCGGGTGCTGTAACGTAATCTTCTATTTCTATGCCTTTTTCAAACTTCTCTATTTTTTCCTTAGAAGGAATCCCCTTTATCACTGCCCTGTAAACTTTCTTTATTTTAAACTTAGGATGGGTGAGTCTGTATGTAAGACTTCCATCGTTGGTTAAAATTAATAGACCTGATGTATCGTAATCAAGCCTCCCGACAGGAAAAATCCTCTCAGGTACATCCACCAAATCAATAACCGTTGGTCTTTGAAACTGGTCCTTTACAGTGGTCACATATCCAACCGGTTTATTTAATAAAATATAAACCTTATCCTCTTTTCTCTTTAGTCTTTTGCCGTCAAAACATACTATGTCATTATAATCTACTTTTGTCCCTAATTCAGTGACCACAGTGCCATTTACCGAAATCCTGCCTTGCAAAATAAGCTCTTCTGCTTTTCTTCTTGAAGCAACCCCACAATCAGCTAAATATTTCTGCAGCCGTATTTTTTTATATTTCACTTTTCACATCCCACTTCCAAATCATCATCCTACCCTACATTATACTACTGCAGACAATAAATACACAAGCATTAAACTTCTTCATCATCAAGTTCTTTAATGGTTCTTCTCACCTTAATTTTTTTCTTTATTGACTGGTTTGCCTTTTCTATAATATCAGGTACCATATCAAGTATTTTTTCCAAAGAAGAATTTATTGTAACAGGTAAAAGCCTTATCTGACCTTGACCTAC
The genomic region above belongs to Acetivibrio saccincola and contains:
- a CDS encoding biotin/lipoyl-containing protein, giving the protein MKKFLIKVNGQQYEVEVEEIKNGASPSGPAVTVSEPAAAPAPAPKPPAPQKAAKAGGGAVKVNAPMPGTILSVNVKPGDSVKKGQVLVILEAMKMENEILAPQDGTVASVDVSSGASVDSGDLLLTLN
- a CDS encoding acyl-CoA carboxylase subunit beta translates to MDNQSRMALLNEKRSQVNLGGGEEKIKKQHEAGKKTARERINALLDENSFVELNAFAETRSIDFDMQKKKVPGDGVVTGYGSINGRLVFVSSQDFTVIGGSLGEMHAKKITNVMDMAIKTGAPFISINDSGGARIEEGIDALKGFGEIFTRNTHASGVIPQISVIMGPCAGGAVYSPAITDFVFMVENTSQMFITGPQVIKAVTGEDVTFNELGGADAHNSKSGVAHFKSENEDECIEKIRKLISFLPDNNLSDVPYLETNDDVNRIADNLIDIIPDDSNKPYDAMEIITSVVDNGDFFEVQEHFAKNIIVGFGRMNGKTIGIVANQPRFLAGVLDVDSSDKAARFVRFCDSFNIPIVSFTDVPGYLPGVNQEHSGIIRHGAKLLYAFAEATVPKINVILRKAYGGAYIAMNSKHLGADMVFAWPTAEIAVMGPEGAANIIFRKEIGNSDDPVATRNKLINEYKEKFSNPYIAAARGYVDDVIEPESTRIRIISALEMLAGKRERRPAKKHGNIPL
- a CDS encoding PilZ domain-containing protein, which encodes MRKIKPEQNRGITFCKVSIDNDATWIHGIITYINLEKKIAEIFLSARYFKNHLKEGQKILIKSFDNNNETLFSASITKKVISIRKQAITVNIDKVMSYHNKRRFERFYLNYPCKITYGDKEYIAILSDISLGGGMLFTDAEIDDHSIVCISIFISATLTINFIGKTVRKESAGNSELTYGIEILEIDEENNVLLAELINFLEEEKNNIAHEWRIFNMLKYSIYTISVIFIFVVIFFFFTNEAL
- a CDS encoding class I SAM-dependent methyltransferase encodes the protein MKIIKNSLKQSHEYIKGYVNEGDIVVDATCGNGNDTVFLAQLVGERGRVFGFDIQDAAIENTAGKLEELKLSERVTLIKDGHENMGNYVNENIKAVMFNLGYLPGSDHSVSTKADTTISAIEKSMELLVTGGIITIVIYYGKDNGTEEKEKVLDFLKTVDQKKFAVMKTEFINQRNCPPILVCIEKL
- the speB gene encoding agmatinase, which encodes MSLKSGKLTVPLRFMGSSDNYTESSIILVGVPMDFTCSFKPGTRFGPQKIREVSIGIEEYSIYMDKSLEDASFFDAGDLDLPIGNPEKSLEIIEEAAGEILKDGKFPLFIGGEHLISVPIIKKVYEKYKDELVLIHFDAHADLREDYLGCPLSHASAIRRVIDFMPSKNIYQFGIRSGTKEEFKFASLNTNMFTLEVYEPLKAVIDKFKDKPIYVTLDIDVLDPAYANGTGTPEPGGISSNELIKSMGLLKDLNIVGFDIVEVSPPYDLSDRTAIFAAKIIRDVILMVSDYENN
- the speE gene encoding polyamine aminopropyltransferase, encoding MELWYTEYQTKNVGITCKVKQTYHTEKTQYQDIALIDTEQFGKMLVLDGTVQTTIEDEFVYHEMISHVPLATHKNPKKALVIGGGDGGAIREIIKHPTIEKAVLCEIDGRVIEIAKEYLPEISCALTDEKVEVIVDDGIKYVNQHKNEFDVIMIDSTDPVGPAVGLFSKEFYKAIYECLKEDGIFVAQTESPFFHKDLIRNAFKNVESIFPIARLYTCAIPTYPSGYWSFTMGSKKYDPLETDLDSIPKLDTKYYCPQIHKAVFALPKFVSDIIK
- a CDS encoding ribosomal maturation YjgA family protein, translating into MGINKRYLAAFFIFLTIEIIIALFIRDNIIRPYVGDILVVILLYTFIKSFIRKPIKFLPLYIFIFSVMVEILQYLNIVEILNIQGNKVLSTIVGATFDIKDIFCYLVGCIILIIWEVHFIDKTCFGD
- a CDS encoding transposase yields the protein MIYKKEEVVDTISKAHRYFFYDTCSILHHSNSSNRQAIINYLKSKGDVIIVSRTALMELTANSFELHPVQIQYFSELNSSGFKVVLFDEEVIYNCLKDALNISTEEANRLLGYAVKEVCRYKTKTSEIIESMDKHMSVKLKSTNPGNRELFSTFFRYARTLKRKGDSIAEELILICIIVLTRIPLGRYFLISDDMRIKPQIISVNDYILKHHGRREPYQLTTAALVYKMYRDNVLTNRNDMIEIMKAAYKGNINVFFVGEYDIQQRYESFKCEDLIDRILNEKDFRIIY
- a CDS encoding ImmA/IrrE family metallo-endopeptidase, with protein sequence MNFSRFKEIVIKNRAYAGSVKETLKVFQDRVRWDGDIPKIIKEIGEKLDVLVFQVPMADSDFGAVFLDTGYSKYMLLNSSQPRNKMYFSFCHDIYHIICGVPDYINEKREVHFNQDYDSNDNERKANLFAANLLMPELEFKKMYELYKDDNKDIEKIVAKLMNYFSSPFVAVLIRLYELEILERIEDVKEILEYGDNQIRELFDSLWLDRDILEPTYKDEMPFILEMIKTEGADLIEKQLLSEYNYNRIVEGIKKIYSDIRKKD
- a CDS encoding helix-turn-helix domain-containing protein, whose amino-acid sequence is MVDAAQNLFVQNLNKYISHYKIKQSFIAKRAGIEKNKLSRILNSVQPITYEDMHSISDALDKDIKYFLQEKLDLLAPDYKDSASIAFYMGTADENKERLANQVFDLLEHIDAIIGIRKKMQKEALEVWDYEF
- a CDS encoding DUF1540 domain-containing protein, encoding MNKCQKIQCSVSSCMFNEFSENLCNLDAIQVSAGANSDSGAPYDETLCASYKPKKNKK
- a CDS encoding pseudouridine synthase, which codes for MKYKKIRLQKYLADCGVASRRKAEELILQGRISVNGTVVTELGTKVDYNDIVCFDGKRLKRKEDKVYILLNKPVGYVTTVKDQFQRPTVIDLVDVPERIFPVGRLDYDTSGLLILTNDGSLTYRLTHPKFKIKKVYRAVIKGIPSKEKIEKFEKGIEIEDYVTAPAKLKIIKSFKNTSTVEITIYEGKNRQVRKMCKNIGHPVLELKRVGFGHLSLGDLPEGKWRKLNKNEISKLLE